The genome window atTGGGGTGCAGTAAGGACtctggggggctgcgggggggaaTTGGGGTGCGATAGGGGCTCGAGGGTGGGCTGCGAGGGGGATTGGGGTGCAGTAAGGACTCGGGGGGGCTGAAGGGGGGAAAATGGGGAGCAGAAGGAGGATTGGGGTGCGATAGGGGCTCTAGGGTGGGCTGTGGGGGGGTATTGGGGTGCGATAAGGACTCtaggggggctgcagggggaaaaaTGGGGAGCAGAAAGAGGATTGGGGTGCAAAGGGGCTCTAGGGTGGGCTGCGGGGGGGAATTGGGGTGCAACAAGGACtctggggggggctgtggggggatATTGGGGTGCAATAAGGACTCtaggggggctgcgggggggaaTTGGGGTGCAGTAAGGACTCTAGGGGGGGCTGCAAGGGGGGAaatggggagcagaggggagatTGGGGTGCGGTAGGGGCTCGagggtgggctgcagggggaatTGGGGTGCAGTAAGGACTCTGGGGGGGCTGTGCGGGGTATTGGGGTGCAATAAGGACTCTGGGGGCGCTGCAGGGGGGAATTTGGGGTGCAatggggtgcctgggggggggaacagggagCGGAGGGGGgattggggtgcaggggggcaGTCTGAGGTgggaaatggggaggggggattgGGGTGTGGTGGGGCCCCCGAGGTGTGCGGGGGTGGAGGATTTGGGGTACAGGGGGGATTGGGGCCCAACAGGGACTCtaggaggggctgggggggattttggggtaCAAtggggagcctggggggggggtttgggggagagAACAGGGAGTGGGCGGGTTGGGGGGCACTAGGGCCCCCCCGCGTGTGCCGGCGTGGAGGATTTGGGGTACAGGCAGGTTTGGGGTGCAGTGGgtgtcctgtcccccccccgtgtccccccccaatcAACCAataaactgctgctgtttttccccGCCGTCTccttttttggggtgggggggcggtcccggcgggcggggcggtcccgggggggggcacacacacagacacggACGGGGACACCCGGGTttgggggggccccccccccctcccccaccatGGACCCCCCCGAGGTGTCGCGACTCGACCCCCGGCTCCGCTACGAGCTGGTGcagcggctgggggggggcagctaCGGGGAGGTCTacaaggtggggagggggcaccgggaagttggggggggggggaccggggaTGGAATGGGACAgtggggggaattgggggggtcctgggtgccgggggggggggaattggggtgcagcagagctgccctaTGGGGGGGCACTGAATTTTGGGGGTGTttcatgtccccccccccccgccccgtcacAGGCCCGGGACATGGGGACGGGGGAACTGGCCGCCATCAAGATCATCCAACTGGACCCAGGTACCCCCAGACGCCCCCCgagggggggttgggggggtccccccgattttgggggtgggggtggcccccagccccccaccctgaccccccccccccggtcccagGGGAGGACGGCAGCGGGGCGCAGCAGGAGGTGTCGACGCTGCGGCAGTGCCGGCACCCCAACGTCGTGGCCTATTTCGGGAGTTACCtcaggtgaggggggggggccgctttgggggtgtcccccccccaaaaaaaaaacccacccctgACCCCCCCGACCCCATTAACCCTCACCCACTCCCCCCCAGGAATGACCGGCTCTGGATCTGCATGGAGTactgcgggggggggtccctgcaggAGATCTACCtcggtgggtgctggggggctggtgggggggggccccccACCCGTGGGGCCCCCCAACCCCACCCGTGGGCCCCGGTgggcgtgggggggggacacacacacagaggcaggGTGTTGTAACGAGGTTTTCCTGTTTGCGCCCAGAGCCGGTTCCGGGGCGGAagtttggggggcgggggggggggcactggggaagggggggtactgggagcactggtgggggggtggctcccccagccccccccgtccgtccgtctgtccgcAGCCACCGGCCCCCTGGCCGAGGCGCAGATCGCCTTCGTCTGCCGAGAGACCCtgcaggtgggtgggggggggcccgtgtgtcgtgtgtcccccccccgacacctgggtcccccgctgggggggcggggggacccCCACTCACATCtcggccccccccccaggggctgcagcatctCCACACCCAGGGCAGGATGCACCGGGATGTCAAGGTGAGACGCGCCCCACGGCGCCCTAtagcaccccacagcaccccatgGCGCCCTATAGCACCCCACGGCACCCTatgcaccccacagcaccccacggTGCCCTATAGCACCCCACGGTGCCCCATGGCACCCCACGGCACCCTATAGCACCCCACAGCAACCCATAGCACCCCAcgctgccccacagcaccccatgGCACCCTATAGCACCCCACGGTGCCCCACAGTGCCGCATAGCACTCCACAGCACCCCACAACACCCTATAGCACCCTATGGTGCCCCACAGAACCCCACAGCATCCTATAGCACCCCATGGCACCCTATGGTGCCCCACAGAACCCCACAGCATCCCATGACACCCCAcggtgccccacagcaccccacaaCACCCTATAGCACCCTACAGCACCCCATAGCACTCCACAGCACCCCACAGCGCCCCATGGCACTCCATGGTGCCCTATAGCACCCCACGGTGCCCCACAGCACTCCACAGCACCCCACAACACCCTATAGCACCCTATGGCGCCCCACAGAACCCCACAGCATCCCATGGCACCCCAcggtgccccacagcacccacaacACCCTATAGCACCCCACGGCACCCCACGGCACCCTAtagcaccccacagcaccccacagcGCCCCATGGCACTCCATGGCGCCCTATAGCACCCCAcgcaccccacagcacccccggaccccccccccccgacgctgccccttctcccccacAGGGCGCCAACATCCTCCTGACCCACGGCGGGGACGTCAAACTGGGTTCGTTACCCCACGGACGTGCAGGGGGGTGtgtcacaccccccccccccaaatattaCGGGGGTCTCCCAGACACccgggtccccccccccggggtacACCTGGGTCCccaacccctcccccccccccgcagcggATTTCGGGGTGTCGGCGGAGCTGACGTCGGCGGCCAAGCGCCGATCCTTCATCGGGACCCCTTACTGGTaaggtggggggggtcccatgggccggggggggggggcacagttGGGGGTGCCGGGTGCCTGGgtcccccctgcaccccccgccccccccaggaTGGCCCCCGAGGTGGCGGCGGTGGAGAAGACGGGGGGCTACGACCATCGCTGCGACGTCTGGGCCCTCGGCATCACCGCCATCGAGCTGGCCGAGCTGCAGCCCCCCCTCTTCGACCTGCACCCCATGAGGTGAGGGGGgaccccctgacccccccaaatcccccccccgggaccccccctgACCCCTTCCCCCGTcatcgtcccccccccccagggcgcTGATGCTGATGGCCAAGAGCAGCTTCCAGCCCCCCAAGTTAAAGGAGAAGAGtctgtggtgggttttggggtgcggGGGGGTGGCATAAGGAGAtatttggggtgcagggggtgggatgcgggggggtggggtgcagggaggatatttggggtgcgggggggcatgtttggggtgcagggggctgcagtGAATATTCGGGGTGCAGGGGGTTGGGATACAGGGGACGTTTGGGGTGTGGGGAGGAaatttggggtgcagggggtgggaTGAGGGGGTATTTGGGgtgcaggaccccccccccataacaccgccaccccccccctccaggtCTCCCAGTTTCCACCAGTTCCTCAAACTGGCGCTGACCAAGAACCCCAAAAAACGCCCCACGGCCGCCAAGCTGCTGCAGGTGAGGGGGAGGGTGGGGGcacagggggtttgggggggcacggggggttttggggacccccctgaccccccccgtgtctccccccccccagcaccccttcACCGCCCAGCCCCTCCCGCAGCACCTcggcctccagctgctggatcaggcccagagccccaggggggggtccccccaccCGGATGATGGGGACCCCCAGGTGACACCCCAAAAATGttgggggggggactgggggccCTGGGAGCGGGtctggggggttttgggggtcccttGGGAGCTTTGGGGTCTCTGGGTgcgggtttggggggggcaccGAGGGGGTTGGGGTGTCCTAGGGTGGTTTGGGGGGATCTTGGGGAGATTTGGGGGGTTCccagggaggttttggggggttggggaaGTTTTGGGGTTCCCAGAGGGGTTTGAGGGTCccagggaggttttggggtATCTTGGGGAAGTTTTGGGGTTCCAGGAGGGGTCTGGGGTTCccagggaggttttggggttcCCAGAGGGGTCTGGGGGTTCCAAGGGAGGCtttgggggggtcaggggtGCCCCATGGCccctgacaccccccctccccatttccccccccctcgGTGTCACAGGACGACAACTTTTTCCCGGACAGAATCCGGTCGCAGGACGACCACAGCCCCTCGGAGAGCCCTGtgagggggggggcacgggacccccagacccccctgaccccccccagcccctccccggACTCCTGGGTccatggcccccccccccattaacGGCCCCTTcgatccccccccccagtccatCAGGTGAAGTTCGAGCCCCCCCTGCGGAAGGAGACGGCGCCCGGTGGcggggtgaggggctggggggcagctgggggggggggcacgttCGtctggggggcagctgggggggggcagccctggggtggctggggggcaggtggggggggcACGTTCAtctggggggctgctggggggcagcttggggggacacagggggggctatggggctgCACCCCacatctgccccccccccccagcagagcGAGGATGAGGATGACGACTGGACCTTGCTGGGAGAGGAAGAGTAAGTgatgggggaggggggcagggtcGGGGTCCCCCCCCGCCGTGGGGCTgacccccatctcccccccccaggagccTCCTGCAGTCGGTGGAGGACGCCCTGGAGGAgcggtgagggggggggggctggatgGCTGGGttaccccgggggggggggtccggatgcctgggtgtcccccccccccggaggcCTGGggccccccctgcacccctgaccccccccgtccccccccaggaGCCTGACCATCCGCCCCGCAGCCCCACAGGTAGgtgctccccccctcccccaggacCCACCCCCCATAttggggtgctgccccccctcactcctctctgccccccccaggtccccccggaccccccggatccccccccgcctccccaaGCATCCCTCTGGGagtgggggggctgggagctggaCCCCCCCGAGGGGACCCCCCcgagctcccccccccccgaggggtcccccccagcccccccaattCGCCgctgcccctgggctgggcCAGCATCGAGCCAgaggtgggtgcccccccctccgtgccccccccccggacgcctgggtccccccagAATGGTGGGGGGGGGCCCCCAGTGTGTGCGTGGGGGGGACTGACGACCACCCCCCCTTGCAGAGACCCCGCTGCCACGGGCTCCCCCCGACCCCCAAAGTCCACgtgagtggggggggggcaggtattttgggggggggggtgtcagggtcTTTTTGGGTGTGGGGGGTCAGATTTTGGGGGGCTCAGGGTTTTGGGGAGCTCAGGGGTTTGGGGAGAGTCAGGGCTTTGGGGgtatttagggtttttttgggggggggatcaggggtctggggggggtgtcagggatTGAGGGGGGGGGCTGaccgtgtgtgtgtccccccccccagatggGCGCCTGCTTCTCCAAGGTCTTTAACGGCTGCCCCCTGAAAATCAACTCCGCCCTCACCTGGGTGCACCCCGAAACGCGAGGTAAGGGGGACGCAGGCGTCGGGGGCgctccccccccacacccccccaacccccccactgacccccccccaaatctcccccccccctccccagatcAGTACCTGCTGGTGGGGGCGGAGGAGGGGGTCTACACCCTCAACCTGCACGAGCTGCACGAGGACACGCTGGAGAAggtggggggctgcggggggggggcggtggcggggggggggggacacccccctggggaggggaccccccccaaacctgtgcccccccccccccccgccagctcctgccccaccGCTGCGCCTGGCTCTACTGCATCAGCGATGTCCTGCTCTCGCtggcaggtggggggggggtctgccttggggggctgggggggtctggggtgaTGTGGGGGTGGGtcttggggggctgggggggtggtagggggctggggaggtggggggctgAGGGAttgggggggtgttgggggtctggggtccctgtggggctgggatATGGGGGTCCGGGGTgttgggggtctgggggggggttgggggtctgggggggtctggggtgaTGTGGGGGTGGGTCTTGGGGGCtgttggggggctggggggatggTAGGGGGCTGGGGAGTTGGGGGGATGGGGAattggggggctggagggggtgTTAGGGGTctggggtccctgtggggctgggatATGGGGGTCCGGGGTGTTGGGAgtctggggggggtctggggtgaTGTGGGAGTGGGCTTTGGGGGGCTgttggggggctgtgggggtggtagggggctggggaggtggggggctgAGGGATTGGGGGTCTGCGGGGATGTTGGGGGGctggggtccctgtggggctgggatATGGGGGTCcggggtgttgggggggggtctAGGGTGTTATGGGGCTGAGGAGttggggggctgaggggggtgttgggggtccGGGCTCGCCATGGGGCTGGGCCGTGGGGTGCCGTGGGGCAGCCAGGgtcccttgccccccccccccccagggaagcccccccagctcctctcccacgACCTGCCCGGGCTGTTCCAGCGACGCCGGCGCCGGAGCCCCTCTCCCGCCTCCTCCCTCGGTAACGACCCCCCcaaaccgccccccccccccgccatggggctggccccccccccagtgacgacccctcccccctgccatggggctGGCCCCCCCCAgtgacccccccgccccgccagaCGGGGCCCCCTCTCCTCCAAGGTGCCCCACACCAAGGGCTGCCTGCGCTGCCGTGTGGGTAAGGGGGGGGCGACCGAAAAagggggggcccgggggggggtggatATGGGGGGGGGCCCAGGGTGTGGGGTGCAGGTGTGGGGGGGCCCCCAGATTGTGGGGTGCAGATATGGGGGGTCCCAGGTTATGGGGTGCAtgtattggggggggggtcccccaggctgggggggtggtTATGGGGGGGCCCCCAGGGGGTGGGGTGTgggtattggggggggggaatcctcAGGCTGGGGGGGTGGTCGTGGGGGGGCCCCCAGGGTGTGGGGGTGCGGATATGGGGGTCCCCAggctggcgggggggtgccCCCAGGTGGGGGTGCTAGGGCagggaccctggggggggggtggataTGGGAGGGTCCGTGGCAGGTGCTGTGGGGGGGTCGGGTCAGTTTTGGGGGGCCCGTGG of Buteo buteo chromosome 29, bButBut1.hap1.1, whole genome shotgun sequence contains these proteins:
- the MAP4K2 gene encoding LOW QUALITY PROTEIN: mitogen-activated protein kinase kinase kinase kinase 2 (The sequence of the model RefSeq protein was modified relative to this genomic sequence to represent the inferred CDS: deleted 4 bases in 2 codons), which translates into the protein MDPPEVSRLDPRLRYELVQRLGGGSYGEVYKARDMGTGELAAIKIIQLDPGEDGSGAQQEVSTLRQCRHPNVVAYFGSYLRNDRLWICMEYCGGGSLQEIYLATGPLAEAQIAFVCRETLQGLQHLHTQGRMHRDVKGANILLTHGGDVKLADFGVSAELTSAAKRRSFIGTPYWMAPEVAAVEKTGGYDHRCDVWALGITAIELAELQPPLFDLHPMRALMLMAKSSFQPPKLKEKSLWSPSFHQFLKLALTKNPKKRPTAAKLLQHPFTAQPLPQHLGLQLLDQAQSPRGGSPHPDDGDPQDDNFFPDRIRSQDDHSPSERSPPPVHQVKFEPPLRKETAPGGGQSEDEDDDWTLLGEEESLLQSVEDALEERSLTIRPAAPQVPPDPPDPPPPPQASLWEWGGWELDPPEGTPPSSPPPEGSPPAPPIRRCPWAGPIEPERPRCHGLPPTPKVHMGACFSKVFNGCPLKINSALTWVHPETRDQYLLVGAEEGVYTLNLHELHEDTLEKLLPHRCAWLYCISDVLLSLAGKPPAPLPRPARAVPATPAPEPLSRLLPRRGPLSSKVPHTKGCLRCRVVRDPQGGSTFLAAALPTALLLLRWCPPLRRFGLLKRVAVPLPPPPGLFELLVVPGEAYPQICLGATDPQTCGGGTELGPPRSRLHFQLLGMGGPPEIPPAPPGRAATHLTQVDRDTVLVCFERCVRVVDLGGHPHPALDPQLTFDFPVETLVCLQDSILAFGRHGVQGRSLRGNQVTQEVMDESRVFRVLGADRDIILESRPTGDPQAPTSLHLLTGHQSSF